In Legionella beliardensis, the following are encoded in one genomic region:
- a CDS encoding Lpg1974 family pore-forming outer membrane protein: MLSYIKKTVIVFAVSTGMLYAGTMGGPIPICVPGNSIVPCATTSWDVSIDALYLKPAYGDDLIYHGVINDNLISHQIAKKSSEWNWGVKLAGAYHFNTGNDLSLNWYHFDQLINKTVSFNVPTLGIEIPITYAIKPEWDALNLEFGQIINYEESKSFRLYGSIQYTRLAYEGHINLPPLITRQAIKFLRASGEVKYHGAGPRVGLNWYYNLREEFGLYADAALTLLIGDGKFYRTKYVNDNVVAIKRNSKNLIVPEFEGKAGAQLIYLIGPSYLSFNAGYMLVDFISGINSGSSPHVKGIYLLSGAYIGAKWAGSI; the protein is encoded by the coding sequence ATGTTATCTTATATAAAAAAGACAGTTATCGTTTTTGCAGTGTCTACAGGCATGTTGTACGCTGGAACCATGGGAGGCCCAATTCCTATTTGTGTTCCTGGTAATAGTATTGTTCCCTGTGCTACCACGTCTTGGGATGTTAGTATTGATGCCCTGTATTTAAAACCAGCCTATGGCGATGATCTAATTTATCATGGTGTCATTAATGATAATTTAATATCCCATCAGATTGCCAAAAAATCTTCTGAATGGAACTGGGGGGTAAAGTTAGCAGGTGCATATCATTTCAATACGGGTAATGACTTATCTCTAAACTGGTATCATTTCGATCAATTAATAAACAAAACCGTGTCTTTTAATGTACCCACTTTAGGCATAGAGATACCCATAACCTATGCTATCAAGCCTGAATGGGATGCTCTAAATCTAGAGTTTGGACAAATTATTAATTACGAAGAGAGTAAAAGTTTTAGGCTCTATGGCAGCATACAATATACTCGGCTTGCCTATGAGGGACATATCAATCTACCACCACTTATCACAAGACAGGCGATTAAATTTTTAAGGGCCAGTGGTGAGGTTAAATACCATGGAGCGGGCCCAAGAGTAGGCCTTAATTGGTATTATAACCTACGGGAGGAGTTTGGCTTATATGCTGATGCTGCTTTAACACTATTGATAGGGGATGGTAAATTTTATCGAACTAAATACGTTAATGATAATGTGGTTGCAATTAAAAGAAATTCAAAAAATCTCATTGTCCCCGAATTTGAAGGCAAAGCTGGCGCTCAACTTATCTATCTAATAGGCCCAAGTTATTTATCTTTTAATGCAGGTTATATGCTAGTTGATTTTATCTCAGGGATTAATTCTGGTTCGTCACCTCATGTAAAAGGTATCTATTTATTAAGTGGCGCTTATATTGGCGCTAAGTGGGCAGGCAGTATTTAA